The [Clostridium] celerecrescens 18A genomic sequence TCACACCGAATATACCAAGAAAATGATTAACAAATCCATCTTGCTGGAATAAAAAACGCCATAATACGGCAACTGCAACGTTTCCGCCCAAAAGGGAAGGAACATAATATGCCGTCCGGTAGAAATTAATAGCCTTTAATTTAAAATTCAGGATAAATGCAATAAAAAGTGCAAATGCAAGCTGCAGAGGTACTGTAATTACTGTATATTTCAGAGTCTGCCTCAGCGTGCCTAAAAAGTCTTTATCTTTAAATAGCTTTGCATAGTTGGCAAATCCTATGAAATTGGGTTCTCTTACAAGATTGTAATCCGTAAAGCTGATAAAAAGTGCATTAATAAACGGATACAACGTAAGAAAAACCATTCCAATTATCCAGGGGAGAATATACAAAAGCCCGATCTTGCTGTTTTTCAAAAAAATTCCTCCTAGCTAATGATGATATAGCCACTAAGAGCTATATAGTTAATAAGTTCCTATATCAGATTTGACGTTTTACGGCCGCCGAAGGCGGTGATAGGATCCAGCTTATAAATTGAATCCTTCACCTGCTTTCTGGCAGACTGACACTGAGGAATGTGGCAGCTTCTTTTCTATTTATTTCCCATATTCTGCTTTCAGCTTTGCAACCTGAGCGGATGCTTCATCATAGAATGCCTGAGCCGCTTCATCTACGGTACTTGCGCCCAATTCATATTTCTCATAATTGCTTTCATAGGAACTTGTAAATACGGCATCTTCAAAGATAGGAGAGTTATTGATCACTTCTGCTTCATCTGTAAAGTCATAAGCCTGCTTTACGGCTCCCGTGATCTGACCGTCAGCTTCAAGTGTGGCTTTTGCAGACTTAGATGCCACCATACCTCTCTTTGACCCCATAAGCTTGGTGCCTTCCGGATCATTTAAGATATACTGCAGGAATTCTGCCGCTTCTTTTGGGTGCTTGGAGTTCTTTGAGATTGCAAATGTCAGTGACGGTTTTGCCATGGTTCCTTTAAATACCGCCCCGTCAATCGTTGGAAGGGGTGCTACGATAAGTTCGTCACCTTTATCTGCAAGTGTCTGTGCATTGGAAGCAATTCCGCCTGTCCACTCAAGCACTCCCAAATATCCGCCGTCAATAAATTTTGCATTCTGAGCAATGGATACAGGGTCATTACCTACATTTTCAAGGTAATCCTGTCTGGAACAGAATACATGAAGATCTGCCAGTTCCTTATACCAGGTCATGGCTTCCTTGTAGTCCTCTACCGTGTAGTTCATATTTAGATTTTCATCGAATTCACCTTTACCGGTCTTTTGCTGCAGATAATAAACGGCTGCAAAACGGAATGTCGGGCTTACGATCAGATAAGCGTTTGGATTCTGTGCCGTAATGGCTTTTGCCGCTTCTTTGTACGCTTCGAAAGTAGACGGAATTTCATTAATACCAGCTCTCTCAAATGCGGATTTGTTCAAATAGACGCCCAGAGTATTCTGTCCGTAAGGAATGGCCTGCATCACACCGCCGGTCTTTCCTGTTTCTAAAAATCCTGCATCATACTGTGTAAAGTCAATGATATCCGCAACCTTGTCTAAATCATAGAAACCAGTGCCGTCAGGACTATATTTGATCAGCCACGGATAATTGACAGTCATGATATCGGCTTCCGTACCGCCCGCATAGCGGGTAGCAAACGTTTCTTCCAGATTACCGAAGCCGGAAGGCTCACCTGTCACTTCAATCGCGCCTGCATGAGCCGCGTTGAATGCATCAATTGCTTCCTGAGTCGCCTGATGACGGTCATCATTGCCCCACCAGGAAAAGCTTAACTTGGCCAGTTCACCAGCCGGAGCTGCATCTGAATTTGCCTCTCCGCCGTTGCCTGATGCTGCCGTAGTAGCCGGTGCAGAGTTCCCTCCGTTGCTTCCGCATCCGGTGAAGCTGACTGTTGCCGTTAAAACTGCTGCAAGTACGGCTGAACTTTTCTTCCATTTTTTCATAATACTAATTCCTTCCTTTTCTTTTTTATTTGCAGGGTCTGCAAAACCCTATACCGCCAATTTTTACGGTGCCTAATACCTTATACAGTTGTTATTTCTAATCAAAAATCTTTCTGCCATGGGCATCAGGAATTCCTGATTTACGATAAAAATAGGTATTGATCTGATCCCGCCAATTGATCGCATTTTCTTTTTGTTTCTTAAGACGGTCTCTCACATTCCTATAGCATTCTTCATCTAAGAACTGTTCCAGACTCTCCCAAACTCTCTCGTACTGCTCTACTTTCTCCACACCCGCAAAATGTGTGTCATATATATGCTGTATCACAGTTTTTCCAGAGCGGAGGACATGGCTATACGGCACATGATGGAAAAACAGCAAAAGCTCATCCGGACAGGCAGATAAATCTTCATATTCTCGGAATCTGCCATCGGAATACTGCCTTGTATATCCGGTACCGCTTGCGACCGAACGTTCTCTTCCTACGCCGTTACGGTCCGCATAATGATAGGTCCCCCATCTGTCATATTCGTATCCGTCTATATCCACGCCGTAGTGAACAGTAGGTTTGCACATAAATCCAACTGAAAGAGGACATGTATAGTCTTCATAAACACCTCTGGAAGTGGTAAGAATCTCCATGATCTTTTTAGCTTCGTCCTGCGGAAGACCAAAGGTTAGATTAACCCATTCTTCTGCTATAGCCTCAGAACTGAGTGAGTTGTCCCATACAAGCCTGCCGTATCCATAGAGATTTGCCTGAGCAAGCTTGTTGCCTGTCCAGTTTGTGTCCATACCTACACTTCCGACCGCCGCTATTCCTGACCGATTGGGATCAGGGGAGTTCTTTTTGATCTCATTCCTGATATAAGCATCTTTCCCATAGCGGGTATCAAAATCCAAAGTTTCCTTCCACATGGGGATCAGGTAGCAAATATCAATCTGATGCCCTGTGTACTCCTGGGTGATCTGGAATTCCAGTATTTGATTTGTCTTTTTAAGTGCCCCAAATAATGGGGAATTAGGCTCTCTGATCTGAAAATCAATGGGACCATTTTTTATCTGAAGGATAACATTTTCCTCGAACTTGCCGTCGTGTTCCATAAATATATCATAAGCAGCCATGGCACGGTCAAGATTTCTGTCTCTCCAGTCCTGCCCACAGTTGTATACAAAACACCTCCAGATAATGATGCCTCCTAAGGGTTTTATCGCCCGTGCCAGCATATTCGCACCATCTTCGTGAGTCCTGTTATAGGTAAATGGACCCGGCTCCCCCTCAGAGTCCGCTTTCACGATGAAACCGCCAAACTGGGGAATCTCTTTGTATATGTCAGCTGCCACATTCTCCCACCATACGGCCACTTCCGGCACAAGGGGATCCGCTGTATCAAGCCCGCCTACCACTATGGGAGCTGCGAAGTTGATGGCTAGAAAGGTACTGATTCCGTATTCGCTAAACACATCAGCTATCTTTCTGATTTCTTTCAGATTCTCACCTTTTATGAAGAAGGTTTCTTTTTTATGTACATTTACATTGTTGATTGATATGGCATTGATCCCTGTACTTGCAAGCAGTCTTGCATAAGAACGGACGATCTCCATATCTCCTCTAAAATTATTATTATCAAAATAAATTGACGCTCCCGCATAACCTCGCTCAATGGAACCGTCGAAATTGTCCCAGTGGTTTATCATGCGAATGCTCTGATCCGGTCTGCTCTTATAGGGAAACGTACCTTTTGTGATCAGAATGCGGTGCAGGCTGAATACTCCATATAGAAGACCTGTCTCCGTAGAAGCTGTTATTTCGTAGCCTGTCTCTGTCTTTCCTATCTCATATCCATCACTGCCGTCATCACCTGCCAGTGATAACACCAAAGAAGATCCCGGTTCATCCGATGGTTCTGCACCTTCAAACAGCAGGGGCAGCTCTCTCTCTATTGTTTTCATTACAATGCTGTCTTTTTTATCTTTGATATGATAACCGGATATATCCGGCTGATGTAATTTCTTGTTCAGCCAGCACAGATCCCTTGTTTTAGTCGTCACTTAAGTTCCTCCTGATTTCCGCTGCCAGCGTTCTGATTCGCTGCGAAGAAATTCTTTCCGTTTTCGATTATTCCGTTTTTATCATACAATAGACTGTCCTTGTCCAAAGGCAAACGGACCGTCGATCTCGTAAATCCGGATTGATAGATTGCCGTAATAACTTCAAGAGCCAAGCGGCCATCTGCACTGTCTTCCTGATGTATATCACCATTTTCTATAAAGCGGATCGCCCTCTCTATCTGTGCCTCATGCATTGTCCTCCCTGACTGTGGAATTGATTCCCGCATTTTCTCAAGCTCTGCTGCGGTATCCGGGTCGTCTTCGGGAAATCCTGTGTCATTAGAACGGCTGCTCGTAACCTGATAGGGGGATGAAATACCCGCTTTTTCACACTGGAATGCAAGTCTTTGATACTGGCCATGTGTCACCAGGTTTACTGCAAAGGTTATTACTGCTCCGCTTTTATAGGTAAGTATTGCAGCCGAGAGATCTTCTGTCTCAGCATTATTATGTGCAACATTTGTCAGAACAGCCGTCACCGTCTCAGGAGGGCCCATGATCCAGTTAAGTAAGTCTATCTGGTGTACGCCATGATTCATGGTACAGCCCCCACCTTCCTTCTCCCAGGTGCCTCTCCACCAAAGATCATAATAACTGTGACCGCGGTACCAGAATGACTCCACCTGGCCAAAGAGAACTCTGCCTGCAATTTTACTCTCTATCAGTGTCTTTAGTATCTGATTATCTTTCGTGAAACGGTTCTGGCATACGACTCCCAGATAAGTGTTAGTCTCCTTTTGGACCGCTATCATTTCATCGCATTCCGACAGGGACAAGGCCATGGGCTTTTCCAACAGTACATGCTTCCCTGCCCGCATACATGCTATAGAAACAGGCAAATGGGTGAACGGCGGGGTGCATACACTTACAAGATCGATATCCGGTCTTTTAAGCATTTCGTTATAATCCCCATAGACCTCCGCAGCATCCAGACCATACTTCTCCTTCAGACTTTGCGCTTTCCCGGGAAAGATATCACAAAGTGCAGCCACCTGACATCGGTCCGAAAGTGCAAGGTATGCCTTAAGATGAGTTTCTGCAATAACGCCCGTTCCGATGATACCTACCATAATATTTCCTTTCATAAATCAGTTTCATTGGGTCTGTCAGCATTTTGATTAAATAAACGTTTATTATGCTTTACATTTTAGCCATATCCTCCAATTATGTGAATGTATTATTAAAATACCATTTGTAATTTTTAAATATATTTTTTACTTTGTATTCTCTATTGCACATTTTTACCGGGCAAGATATACTAAATATACTAAAAAAATCCTGCATCAGTAACAGCCACTGTATTTTTTCTAAAAAGTCACAAAAAAAGATGGGAGGCGCAGCTTATGGAAGTGAATTTTGATAACATGATTCCCGATCTGCACTACTACATTCACAGAAAATGTACTGCGAGTTGGAAGATCGATCCGGATTACATATCTTTCATCGACATCACATATGTCATAGCGGGAAAAGCCAGATATTTCATAGACGGAACAGAATATATCGTCCGGAAAGGTGATCTGATCTGCATTCCCAAGGGCACCCACAGGGCGGCGGTCAGCGTTCCGGAGGATCTGATGGAATGTTACTCCACAAACCTCTTCCTCACAGATCAAAAAGGCAATGATATCTCCCTGCCCATTAACCTCATCAGCCATATAGGCAATGTCCCCCAGCTCATATCATGCTTTCATGAAATCCACGAAGAATGGCTGAAGCGTGAATTCGGTTACAAATTAAAGGTGCGGGCCAGCATGTGTCTGATTCTATACCATATAATGGATCTCCTTTTCAATGAAAACCGGATCAGCAGTAAAGACATCCGCATCATCAACAGCATCCGCTATATGAGCACTCATTTTGCAGAAGACGTAAGCATCGAAACCATGGCCAGTCTGTTCCATATCCATCCGGTGTACTACGGAAATCTGTTTAAAAAAGCGCTGGGTATGACATTTAAACAGTATTTGATATCGCTGCGGTTAAACCATGCGGAAAACATATTGAGGAGCGGTGAGGCAAACGTAGGCGATGCAGCCCTGCAAAGCGGATTTTCCGATATTTATTATTTCTCAAAACTATTTAAAGAAAAAAAGGGAATCCCGCCTTCAAAGCTGCTCCCGCCTGAGAGGAAGAGACATATAGAGTTATTCAAATAAGAAGGAGATTCCGTATGAAGAAGAAAGCACTGATTATCGGAGGAAGCGGAGGCTTAAGCGGCCGTCTGGCTGCACTTGCCAAAGATGAATATGAGGTTTGGGCGGTTACCAGAGGACAGCGGACCTTAGGTGACTGGATCCATCTTTTAAAAGCCGACCGAAACGATACTGAAAATTTCCGGAAAACGATTTTAGAAGCGGATACGAACTGGGACATCGTCTTTGACTGCATTTGCATGAATGAAAGACACGCCTTGCAGGATTTAGATGTATTTCCCGGGATAACGAAGCGCCTGGTAGTGATTTCCACGGATTCCGTGTATGATCCCTTAAGAAAAGACACACCGCAGAACGAAGACGGATATTTCGTCGAGGAAGAAGGAGAACCCGAAGAACTCACGTATGCAGGCAACAAACGCCGCATGGAACATGTCTTTATCAACAACTTTAACACCTCCTTAGCGGTTACACTATTCCGCCCCGGGCATATTTACGGACCTGGTTTTCTCATAGGGTGTTACCCGGAGCACAGCAGGCAGAAGGATTTGCCACAGCTCATCCTGGACAGGGAGCCAATATCTCTTGTTGGCGGCGGAATCTATCTCACGCAGCCCATTTTTGTGGACGATCTGGCAAACTCCATGCTAGACTGCGCAGACAGGCAAGGTGCTTTTAACCGTATTTTCTGTATCGGGGGACCAAAAGCAGTGGAAAACCGCAGATATTACGAGATCATTGGGCAGCTGCTTGACAGGGACTTGATCATAAAGGAGATCCCGCTGACCGGATACCTTGAAGAGCACCCGGAATACAGCGGTCATCTGTGCCATCGAATCTATGACCTGTCTGCCCTGCGTAAGGCCGGAGTACGACTGCCTGACACACCCCTGGAGACGGGATTAAACCTACACTTAAAATCACTCGGTTATCTTTAAACTCATTCTGAACGAAACCTGGAGGTATTATATGTATTACAAACAGTATGGAAACACCGATATGAAGGTCTCCGCCATCGGCATGGGATGTATGCGGTATGACTCAGATGATGTCAAATCAGGTAATCTTGAAAAATGCGCGGAAGTTGCACTGTATGCCCATGAAAAAGGCATCAACTACTTTGATACTGCTCCTTTTTACTGTGACGATAAAAGCGAGATCATCACAGGCATCGCCCTGTCACAGCTGCCCAGAGACAGCTACTATATTTCTTCAAAGACAAATCTGGGTACCGTAGGCGGCAGCTACACAGAATCAGATTTTCGAAGGAGACTGGAAACCACACTAAGCCGGTTAAAGGTGGACTATCTTGATTTTTATCATCTGTGGTGCGTATTGAATCTGGATTCTTTTTCCAATCAGGTGGAAATCCTTTATTCTTTCTTTGAGAAAGCCAAATCAGAAGGGCTGATCCGCAATATCGTGTTTTCATCCCATATGCAGGGAAATGAACTAGAAGCTGCCGTAGCTTCCAATCTTTTTAAGGGAATGCTCATTGGATATAATGCACTCAACTATCGTTTCCGCCAGACCGGCATTAAAGCCGCCTATGACAATGGTATGGGTGTCGTAGTCATGAATCCCCTGGGAGGCGGTCTTATTCCGGGAAATCCAGATACATTCCGCTATCTGACAGATGGAACAGACCTTACCGTGGCACAGGCAGCCTTAAACTTTGTGGCATCCCACAAAGAGATTACAATCACTCTCGCAGGCTGCACCACAAAAGAACATGTCGATGATGCCGTGAAAGCCGTGGAAAACTTAGCCGAGCGCCCCGCTGCTGGAATCTATGAAGAATATGAAAATAAGGGCATGATAAGCAATGACCTCTGCACCGGCTGCGCTTACTGCAAGCATTGTCCAAAAGATATCGATATCCCTAAATTCATGGATGCCTACAACATGAAGCTGTTGGGAAATGATATGTTCGAACGCCTGAAAGGCCACTGGCAGATATCAAAAGACTCTGCCGGAGACTGTATCAAATGCGGCAAATGCGAGAAGCTGTGCACACAGCATCTGCCCATAATAAATAGACTTGCTGAGATAGCAGGTTAAAATAACGGCAGTCTGCCATGCAGGCTGCCGGTTCGTTTACCAGTCCACTGGTTTTCCACATGGAGCGGTAAGCAGCAAAATAAATCCCATCTTTTTTAATCCTTCAATCAGTGCTATAATAGGAAATGCAGGATACGCTTGCTGCGGCCTGTAATTTTATGCAATGATTGGAGTGATACCTATGAATATCGTATTATTAGAATCCCTGGGCATTCCGGACAGCCTTTTGAATGAATACGCAAAACCGCTGACGGAAGCCGGCCACTGTTTCACCTCATATCCAAAGGATACAGACCCTGAAGTCCAGATCCAACGGGCCAAACAGGCAGATGTCATCATGATTGCCAATATGCCTCTGTCCGAGCAGGTAATATCCGCCTGTGAGCATTTAAAGTTCATAGATGTTGCATTTACAGGGGTTGATCACGTAGACCTGGAAGCAGCAAAAAAGAAAGGGATCAAAGTCAGCAATGCAGCCGGATACTCTACCGAGGCCGTGGCAGAGCTTACGATCTGCCTCATGCTCTCCCTTCTTCGCAACGTTCCCCAGGTGGAAGCCCGGTGCAGAGAGGGGAAAACCAAGGATGGCCTGGTAGGCTGCGAAATTATGGGTAAAACCGTAGGAATCATAGGTGCAGGAGCTATCGGTACAAGGGCTGCTGAACTCTGTTCCGCCTTTGGCTGTAAGGTTCTGGGATACAAACGGCATCTGACTGGGGACGAGCATTCATTTATTGAATTCGTATCCCTTGACGAGTTATTATCCCGTTCTGACATTGTAAGCCTCCATTGTCCTTTAAACGATGAATCCCGCCATTTAATAAACCGGGACACAATTGCAAAAATGAAACAGGGCGCATACTTAATCAATGCCGCCAGAGGGCCTGTGGTTGATTCTGATGCCTTGGCTGAAGCATTAAATAACGGTTACCTTTCCGGTGCCGGAATCGATGTTTTCGAAACAGAACCTCCCCTTAATCCGGATCATCCACTTCTTAAAAGCAAGAATACCATCGTTACCCCACACGTGGCTTTTGCCTCAGTACAATCCATGGATGCCCGGGCAAAAATCGTCTTTGACAACATCAAAAACTGGCTGGAAGGCTGCCAGTCTAATATCATTATTTAAAAATTGAAGCCGAGTAAAAAATATGGGAATTTTTGTCTCATTTGTATAAAAAATACTTGTAATTCAGAATCTTCGTGCTATAATTTAGACATGGGGATATAGCTCAGCTGGGAGAGCGATGCGTTCGCAACGCATAGGTCACGAGTTCGAGTCTCGCTATCTCCATGTGATGGAAGTATAGCTCAGCTGGGATGAGCGTTCGCCTCACACGCGAAAGGCCATGGGTTCGAGCCCCATTACTTCCACTATCTTAAAACCCTAGTAAATGCAAGAATCCCTTGCAAATACTAGGGTTTTTGATTCGACCTTTGCAATTGTCTTTCTAGTATAACGATATACTATCACATCCTTTGTTTTTCACATTTGCTCCTCCGTAAAACCTTTTAAGTCCAAAAATCGGAACCATTCTTACTTCAAAACAATCTAGAATACCACTTTCATCACGTTTTCCACTTACTTGGTAAATTGTATTCACTGGTAACCCTTTCATACTTGAATTAAAGTTATCCTTTTTTATATTTTTCTTTAGCTGCCTCTTATTCACCCTAGTCTCCTCGCTGTTCTTTGTTCGCCAAGTCCCTCAATCAGTTAATTATTATCAATAAAATCTCCAAAATCTCCTAATATTTATATTAATATTACAATTATATATCACCAATATTGACTTTGCAAGAATACGCTTATGACGGAATTTAAATTTATTTGCTTTTGAAACCTTCATTATTGCAACTTAAATAATACGAGGCTATCCGTTTTTTGTATAATAATGTCCGAAACCCTGTAATAACTTGCAGTATTGTGTCGTATTTTCAGACATTAACAGTTAATCCACAATTATTTCCACAACATTGTGGATAAGTGTCATTTTGTATATAATAAGTCAATCAAGAAAACGCCTATCGTACAAATTCTGACAGGCGTTTTCAAAAAGGAGGCACAGTATGAACAAATCACTATGGATTATTATGTCGTAGTCATTTAAACCTTTACACCATTAAGATATAAATTTTCGGCATGTCCTGTGACTATCTTTGATATCTTTTAATAAAATTATTTCTACATTCTCCACTCGACGATATCTTCCATGCTTTTACGCGGCCGCGGCCTGGGACATTCATCTGGATGTCCAAATGACATAGCTGCGACCAGAGTGCCTTCTGTGCTTAACCATCTGCTCAGTTCTTCATAGGCAAAGTAAATATCGCAGATCCATAAACTTCCCAAGCCTAATTCTGTAGCTGTAAGTGTCATGTTTTCCATGGCAGCACCTATGGATTGGGCATTGCAAATTTCATAAATCCTATCTTCCTGATTAAGGCGATCCGATAATTCAATACCCAAAGGATTTGTTACAAATACTGTTATCGGAGCTTGTTTCATAATTTCCAGAGTATATTCAGCCGCCGCCAAATGTTGCTTGCTGTTAGGAAGCAGGGATAAGCCTCCTCTCTCTCGTAAAAGCCCCTGCTCCATTGACAAAAGCATTTCATTTTTTGACTGACCGCTCACAACAGTAAATTTCCAGGGTTGTCTATTCTTTGACGATGGTGCAAGTCTTCCAGCATTTAAGATCTCTTCAACCATTTCTTTCGGTATCGATGTAGCTTTAAACTTTCGAATGCTGCGCCTGTTTGATATCGATTTTAACATTTAGTTCTCCTAACTCAACTGAGAAATCCGCTTTACAGTGTATCATAATCCTTATTAACTATTAAATTTCACTTTATCTTAACTTTTTGCTGAAATATAGATTTAAGTCATCATCGTTGCAATAAGTTCCATTCGGTTCTGCTATTTTATCTTTATACCATACACCTTTGCCATCGGGTATGTAACCACGTTTATGATACATTCTTTGAGCGCTGCCATATCCGCTGTGTAAACCTACACCAAGATAGACGGTATCCGAATATTCTGAAGCAACTTTTTCAGCAGCATCCATAAGTTTAGAACCGATTCCACAGCAACGGTATTTTACTAATACACCAAAATCAACAATTTCACAATACCCCATATTTGCAAAAGAGCCCCAAGAAGCATTGATATACACATTGATATATCCAGCCACGTTACCTTTGTATTCCGCAACAAGTGCAATGGATTTACCAGCAGTGTTATCCGCTAACCTCTTTAAATACTTTTCTTCATTTGCCTGCCATCCCTGTGCTATTTCTTCCTTACAAATATCTTTAGGGTCTGTTTCAGTCATTGTTCTTATTAGAACCTCTTCATCGTAGTAATAAACCATACCTGCGCCTCCCATTATAGAAATAATAAGTAATTCAAACTCTTGCTCCAGTATGATTTTATCTAAAAAAAAAAGAACTATCAATATATAGTTTTAAATATTGATAATAATAAACCAAGACTGCACAAATATTACGTCAGACAACGACAAAGTCTCATTACTATCCGTATCCCATAAAAAGCAAAAAACACCGGATTTCTTGTAAATGCAAGAACTCCCGGTGTTTTTGTTCTTCATAAACATTAATTGATTCTTGCCGAGGCACTTTTATCGCAATTAGTATTTACCCAATTTCATATGTCCTGCAAGTTCTGTTTTAGATCTTTGTTTAATTACCCATGCTTCATCCTTTGCCTGAGTGAAAGCGGATACACATTTAGGATCTAAATTATCCTCAATTCCTTCCTTGCTTAATGCGATGATTTTTTCTGCTAACGTGATGATTTCCATGTGAATGGCATTGGTACGGTCAGAACGATATATTTTCTCCGCATCTTCTTCATTAAGCTCTTCAAATTTCTCAGCACCCATTTTACACTTTGGACATTTTTCAGGTGCAGTCTCCCCTTCATAAACATAGCCGCATACCGTACATCTAAATAACTTCATCATAATATGCCTCCTTAGTTGAA encodes the following:
- a CDS encoding Gfo/Idh/MocA family protein → MKGNIMVGIIGTGVIAETHLKAYLALSDRCQVAALCDIFPGKAQSLKEKYGLDAAEVYGDYNEMLKRPDIDLVSVCTPPFTHLPVSIACMRAGKHVLLEKPMALSLSECDEMIAVQKETNTYLGVVCQNRFTKDNQILKTLIESKIAGRVLFGQVESFWYRGHSYYDLWWRGTWEKEGGGCTMNHGVHQIDLLNWIMGPPETVTAVLTNVAHNNAETEDLSAAILTYKSGAVITFAVNLVTHGQYQRLAFQCEKAGISSPYQVTSSRSNDTGFPEDDPDTAAELEKMRESIPQSGRTMHEAQIERAIRFIENGDIHQEDSADGRLALEVITAIYQSGFTRSTVRLPLDKDSLLYDKNGIIENGKNFFAANQNAGSGNQEELK
- a CDS encoding aldo/keto reductase; the protein is MYYKQYGNTDMKVSAIGMGCMRYDSDDVKSGNLEKCAEVALYAHEKGINYFDTAPFYCDDKSEIITGIALSQLPRDSYYISSKTNLGTVGGSYTESDFRRRLETTLSRLKVDYLDFYHLWCVLNLDSFSNQVEILYSFFEKAKSEGLIRNIVFSSHMQGNELEAAVASNLFKGMLIGYNALNYRFRQTGIKAAYDNGMGVVVMNPLGGGLIPGNPDTFRYLTDGTDLTVAQAALNFVASHKEITITLAGCTTKEHVDDAVKAVENLAERPAAGIYEEYENKGMISNDLCTGCAYCKHCPKDIDIPKFMDAYNMKLLGNDMFERLKGHWQISKDSAGDCIKCGKCEKLCTQHLPIINRLAEIAG
- a CDS encoding NAD-dependent epimerase/dehydratase family protein, whose product is MKKKALIIGGSGGLSGRLAALAKDEYEVWAVTRGQRTLGDWIHLLKADRNDTENFRKTILEADTNWDIVFDCICMNERHALQDLDVFPGITKRLVVISTDSVYDPLRKDTPQNEDGYFVEEEGEPEELTYAGNKRRMEHVFINNFNTSLAVTLFRPGHIYGPGFLIGCYPEHSRQKDLPQLILDREPISLVGGGIYLTQPIFVDDLANSMLDCADRQGAFNRIFCIGGPKAVENRRYYEIIGQLLDRDLIIKEIPLTGYLEEHPEYSGHLCHRIYDLSALRKAGVRLPDTPLETGLNLHLKSLGYL
- a CDS encoding alpha-glucuronidase; translation: MTTKTRDLCWLNKKLHQPDISGYHIKDKKDSIVMKTIERELPLLFEGAEPSDEPGSSLVLSLAGDDGSDGYEIGKTETGYEITASTETGLLYGVFSLHRILITKGTFPYKSRPDQSIRMINHWDNFDGSIERGYAGASIYFDNNNFRGDMEIVRSYARLLASTGINAISINNVNVHKKETFFIKGENLKEIRKIADVFSEYGISTFLAINFAAPIVVGGLDTADPLVPEVAVWWENVAADIYKEIPQFGGFIVKADSEGEPGPFTYNRTHEDGANMLARAIKPLGGIIIWRCFVYNCGQDWRDRNLDRAMAAYDIFMEHDGKFEENVILQIKNGPIDFQIREPNSPLFGALKKTNQILEFQITQEYTGHQIDICYLIPMWKETLDFDTRYGKDAYIRNEIKKNSPDPNRSGIAAVGSVGMDTNWTGNKLAQANLYGYGRLVWDNSLSSEAIAEEWVNLTFGLPQDEAKKIMEILTTSRGVYEDYTCPLSVGFMCKPTVHYGVDIDGYEYDRWGTYHYADRNGVGRERSVASGTGYTRQYSDGRFREYEDLSACPDELLLFFHHVPYSHVLRSGKTVIQHIYDTHFAGVEKVEQYERVWESLEQFLDEECYRNVRDRLKKQKENAINWRDQINTYFYRKSGIPDAHGRKIFD
- a CDS encoding GNAT family N-acetyltransferase, which codes for MVYYYDEEVLIRTMTETDPKDICKEEIAQGWQANEEKYLKRLADNTAGKSIALVAEYKGNVAGYINVYINASWGSFANMGYCEIVDFGVLVKYRCCGIGSKLMDAAEKVASEYSDTVYLGVGLHSGYGSAQRMYHKRGYIPDGKGVWYKDKIAEPNGTYCNDDDLNLYFSKKLR
- a CDS encoding nitroreductase family protein → MLKSISNRRSIRKFKATSIPKEMVEEILNAGRLAPSSKNRQPWKFTVVSGQSKNEMLLSMEQGLLRERGGLSLLPNSKQHLAAAEYTLEIMKQAPITVFVTNPLGIELSDRLNQEDRIYEICNAQSIGAAMENMTLTATELGLGSLWICDIYFAYEELSRWLSTEGTLVAAMSFGHPDECPRPRPRKSMEDIVEWRM
- a CDS encoding 2-hydroxyacid dehydrogenase produces the protein MNIVLLESLGIPDSLLNEYAKPLTEAGHCFTSYPKDTDPEVQIQRAKQADVIMIANMPLSEQVISACEHLKFIDVAFTGVDHVDLEAAKKKGIKVSNAAGYSTEAVAELTICLMLSLLRNVPQVEARCREGKTKDGLVGCEIMGKTVGIIGAGAIGTRAAELCSAFGCKVLGYKRHLTGDEHSFIEFVSLDELLSRSDIVSLHCPLNDESRHLINRDTIAKMKQGAYLINAARGPVVDSDALAEALNNGYLSGAGIDVFETEPPLNPDHPLLKSKNTIVTPHVAFASVQSMDARAKIVFDNIKNWLEGCQSNIII
- a CDS encoding ABC transporter substrate-binding protein: MKKWKKSSAVLAAVLTATVSFTGCGSNGGNSAPATTAASGNGGEANSDAAPAGELAKLSFSWWGNDDRHQATQEAIDAFNAAHAGAIEVTGEPSGFGNLEETFATRYAGGTEADIMTVNYPWLIKYSPDGTGFYDLDKVADIIDFTQYDAGFLETGKTGGVMQAIPYGQNTLGVYLNKSAFERAGINEIPSTFEAYKEAAKAITAQNPNAYLIVSPTFRFAAVYYLQQKTGKGEFDENLNMNYTVEDYKEAMTWYKELADLHVFCSRQDYLENVGNDPVSIAQNAKFIDGGYLGVLEWTGGIASNAQTLADKGDELIVAPLPTIDGAVFKGTMAKPSLTFAISKNSKHPKEAAEFLQYILNDPEGTKLMGSKRGMVASKSAKATLEADGQITGAVKQAYDFTDEAEVINNSPIFEDAVFTSSYESNYEKYELGASTVDEAAQAFYDEASAQVAKLKAEYGK
- a CDS encoding AraC family transcriptional regulator, which translates into the protein MEVNFDNMIPDLHYYIHRKCTASWKIDPDYISFIDITYVIAGKARYFIDGTEYIVRKGDLICIPKGTHRAAVSVPEDLMECYSTNLFLTDQKGNDISLPINLISHIGNVPQLISCFHEIHEEWLKREFGYKLKVRASMCLILYHIMDLLFNENRISSKDIRIINSIRYMSTHFAEDVSIETMASLFHIHPVYYGNLFKKALGMTFKQYLISLRLNHAENILRSGEANVGDAALQSGFSDIYYFSKLFKEKKGIPPSKLLPPERKRHIELFK